The DNA sequence GccctattttattaaatttaccAGAAGTAAACACCAAACAAAGGGATTCTTCGTCTTGCTCTAgaacagcaaaagaaaaaatactttaCCAAAAGTAACTGATACTCACCTATCATGTCTCCCTGCTCATGAACCATCATGCCCAGGTCCTTAAAGATGTCATTAATGTCTGTTATGTCAGACTAAAATTAAAGAACAAGAGTAATCAGGTGTTGATTATGTCTGTGACTCCTAACACACAGAGCTGAGGAGTTATGATTGCTTTATTTGTAAATCCTACCTCCAGCTGCATAATGGCAGACtctctctcctggatcagtctcaggtcttcttcAGTGATGGCCTCAGACTGTGCTTGCACCTGGGCATAACTGGGTAAATGCATGcacagatatttttttaaatctttactaCAATAACAGAAGTAGAAGGAATAAGAATTATTAAAAGCCTCTGACTGGACCTTGGAGATGCATTTCCAAAGCTGTCTTCAGGCTGACCTCCctattaaaaagataaaagccATATTTATGTgccttatttttaaagtttgattACAGAGCAATTCTCATGAGCCAAAGCAATGATTCATTAAGCACAGTGTAATCTCCATATAGTACTATCAAATGTATCTTTATTCAGTATGAGCAGTTTAATTCCTAAGGGGCTATTTAAAGCAGCAAATTACTAATTCTACTTATTACAATGAATCAAGTCTCTACAGAAACTTCTCTGTCTGGTGAGATAAGCGAAGAGGGAACAGAGTTGCCAAAAAAGTCGTCTCCCTCCAAAGTAATAAAAGTCCAAACCCTGTATTCCACGAGGCAAAGTAACATGAGAGCTGCTTATAAAACTGAACTTCTCATACAACACTTGGTGTTATAAGAGACTGTCACAAAGGTTTTAGGGAATGTAAGACAAGCcgagttatttttatttaatgcaaGATGAAACTCAGTGCTATGTCATGTCCTGTTTCCACATTTCAGCAAAATGCTTGATAAGTTAGGAAGAAAGTACCATAGTTGATTTTATTCTGGATGAGTTTGTACTTCTTTAGGCCCCATTCACACTGGATTAAGACCGTGCTACAGATTCCGGGATTTCCAAGACTGTCTGAATTTGGCTAGAACTCCACAAATTTggaaagctcatttcagcttgGAGGTGTGGGCCTTTTCTCCAGCTGGACACTATCTGCAGAAATCGCACTATATACTGATGTGTATCTGCAAGGCTTAGGCCACATGTTATGGAGAAGGTACCACTGGACAGACCAGAGACCTACAAGCAGAACCCAGGGCACAGATGTACTGCAGCTATGATCTCACCAGAGAAGTTTTGTGTATGCTCAAAATATCCAGGGAACTCTCAAACTAAATTACACATAAAGAAAGCGGACTGCTAGAACACTGGTAGACATCACTAAGACCCAAGGGAGAGCAACCACATCCTGGCTGAATTTTATTGTTGTGGTACAGCCTGAATTTAGTGTAAAGGGAACtttaccagttttttttttaaccctttaattagatttattgttaaatatttacACCAGGATCTGTtttaagcaaaaaacaaaacactgattAGCCCTTTTTCCACTGAAGATCCCAGGATTTAATTACCTGGGTAATAGGAACTTTTGGGTAATTTGTGTGTTATTATCTGTGTTATTATCTGTTTCGACTGCTCTGAAAGGGCAACGGAAAATTGATTTAAATCAGCTTAATGACATATAGGGAAGTGGTGACAAAAAACTGTGCTACACCCCCAATCTGGCAGGTGGCGGTGACAAGttttttttgctgcaattttggtGAACACCCTATCATTCTGTATCGCCGACTTTAAGGCCGGCTAAATATCTATATCAGCAAACACAAACGAAAGAGCCTGGACCTCATCGTTCGTCCACTTGTTGTATGTTCTCTTTCTTTGGTCCATTCTTGATCACAAAAAGTACACTTAAACATGAATCTTGTGTAAAGCAGAAAACCAGAGCAACACGCAAGTCTTAAATATGTTGGGTTAGGGGAAGACAGGAAACTTTAAGCTAGGGCCCACCAGTCATTGTTGCTCAGCACATAACCCCGCCCCTCAACAACTCTAAAACTCCTACCCCCTGACCTTGACCATTTATCTGGGAAAGTGTGGAATGAGGAACCTGAAATTACCTGGGTAATGGCTGAAAGTCCCCGCAATGGAGAGGGGCTTTTGTCTTCCTTTTACTTTTCCGCTTTTTTTGAGattttgaaatgatttgaaCTGACACACAGATAAAGAGAACGGCCTATTCGCACTTTTGAAACTTTGTAATCTAGAGGAACACTGGTCCACTCAGACGCTCTTACACGTTGATGCTCTACCATCTAAGCTGCTTGCCACCCAGTGAGGAGGCCACTTACTCACCGAAAGTCTGGAGCTGGCTCTGACCCGAGCCACAAACTCCCGCTCTTTGTCAGCTGCCTGCCGCTGCGTCTTTTGTAAGCTGTTTAGAACAGCGGAGAAGTCGTTCAGCAGTCGCTCTTTCTGTAGCTTCCTTTGCCGCTAAAATCCCCACCACATACAGATAAAAATTATTAGAGAAAGCAGACACCATTTCTGTTATGACTTCTTACAGTCAaaagcagccagtgaggagaaaTTCAGAAGCTTTGTACCTGATCAGGGCCAATAGGAAGAGAAGTGAAGACTTTCATCAGTTTGTCGGTATCTTTCGCCAGCTGGTTACCTTGCTGCTGTTTCTGCTGACTGTTACACAAAAAAGTATTTAGATTTCTAAaactgacttttatttttattttaaatcttatctTGGTATTATAATGGtgaaaaattacaaattttGGGATTTATTAGGTCTACATAAAAATGGAAGTAGGGATTTTACTCTAAAGTGTGTGGAGTTTTCTCCTTGTTACCTCTATGTACTTCAAAGCTATTGTTTTAGTGAATTTCTTTTAACCAAAAACAGACCAGCAACTCCAATAAAGCCTTAATAACTCACAGAGTCTGTCTGAGCTGGCTGCTGTCCTGGTCAGTacccagcaggaaaactgctcTCTGCAACTCTGATGCTGAGCAAGAAGAAAGGGATAAACAGTAGGATTCAGTTGCTGTGATTCAGCAAAGTGGTTGTAAACTCTCTAATGGTGCTGATGATGATAATGTGTCTGTATTACTCAGCAGTGTGATCCTCTGGATGTTGGAACTGATGTTCTGGACCAAAACATTGGGATCCTCTGGAATCCCAGCATGGTACGCCATGATGACAGCTGTGAAAACACACAGTAACACAATCAGAGCTCAGTAATGAAGTCACGCTGAAAGCTTATTACCATAGTGTCTGATGCTCACATGACTAACACATGACTATAGTGTTAGTCATGAGAGCAGCAGTATACTGGTATTCTGGTTTAATACCAGCTACAACTTCAGATATAGATTATCTTATGCATTGTTCTACAAGGAAATCTTGAGCTGGGGCATTTACACTGATCTTAAGTGTTACATGTACCACCCATCAAGACTTTGCTGTCCTGTCTACAGTGAAATACACCAATCAGAACAACAGTAGGTATGTATTAAGTATatgaaggttttaaaaagttcattTCAAAATCACAAACGTTTTCAGAAATATCATTCTGATAGCTTAAAGTGCTTTCAATGAGATGTCAAAGAAAGTATTGCAGTAACCAGTTTTCTCCAGGTATATGAAGCACAAAGCACTGTACTCCACTGTACTGGCCAGTTGGCTAGCTGCGAGCAGCATGTCTGTAAAGCAGCTGACTGGAGGCTAGTTGTCTGACCAGATGCCTTAGTTAATAACAAGCTAATACCTGTTTGTTGTAGTTTTGTTACTCTATAAGGAGCAGAGACGTAGTAAGAACCCAAGTGGTTCTCAATTGTAGAGCTCAGGGTTCATTCTCCGTCATATTTTAGATTTGGCCCTGTCCAGCACACCTTATTGGAATGACAGTATTACTTCTACAGCATGCCAAGTGTTGTAAAAGCCTGTTACTCACCATTCATTTATGTAGGGTGTGGAGCAGCTGGCAAAGCCATACGACATGCAGTGGTCCCTGAGGACCACTGCTCTACACATAAAGCTCTTAAAATGTACTAAGAAATTTAGTGGGTGTTTATTCAATATTTTTGATGAGCTCTATGTATCAAAATAACAACTAATTAAACATTATAatcaatatattatttttgaaGCTGTATGAAGaattgttgctttttgtttCAATTCAAACCAATGAAACTGAGGTATTTTCACTCAAGGTTATAAAACTGTGAGAATCTCATGCAAATCCATGCCTAGCCCACAGAACCCCAGACTTCAAGTCAGCGAAGAACAATGTCAGACATGTGATCTGATGATCTGAATGTTTTAGGTTATTAATCCTTGTTTCCCTTTACTTTTTTTATGTTATGACAGCTTATAAACCCCATGACCACTGTGTGGGATTCAAGTCACACAAAGTAAggatgcaccaatcaatcagCTCATGAAACTGACTGTCTTTTAATAGGGTAGTAAAACACTTTCTCTTTCATTAAAAGCATGAAAATAGCATCTTTTTTCAGCctgtaaacacctgtactgagATTTACTGTCTGGAGCAGAAGGTTTTTTAACTCCATAACTTATCAAAATACTTAAATTGCAAGATAAATTtacacatacacaatggttAAAATGGGTACATGTACCTAACATGTAATATTTGGTAAATTGCTTGTTAATGGGTATGAAATGAAAGCAGGGAGAGGGTTACAAGGAAAGAGAATTGACCTATGACTGGCTTTTTTTTAGTTCAATTATTGTAACATTTATTCGTTGAATTACAACAAAATGTACCCAGATGGGTTTATGTATGGGTTTAGTCCTTTTAGGAAAAACTGGAATTAGACAAATATCTAAGTCGTCATCTCAGACTTCAAAGAAAACCAGGTATCTGAATCAACCAGTAAACGGCTGACCTGTGCATGGTGTGACACCATACCACACCTTATCACTTTattataaaacactttaaatacaACAGCAAGACTAACCAAAGTgctgatctttaaaaaaaaaaaatgtaatagttAATAGTTGATGGAAAAGTTATTCAAATTAGCAGTTAAACAAATGACTGCAACTATAAACGTGTATACAATGACAGAAGGCCAACTGCTAACGCAAGATGCAAACAACTGATTAATAACATGCAGACTCAATGGCTCTCACAGAAagacatgaaataaaacaagatacaTTTTCAGGAATTTATCTTCATGTGCTGTAGTGGTTGAAGTGTGGCAAGGTTGGGCCAGGAGGAATCACACTGTGGGCCAGTCATGCACACTTCCTGTAATTTAAGAGGGTTGAACCAGCATGCAAAGAACCATCTGCTAACCTGTCACATCCCGAGAACACATTTCTGCTGCTTGGTTCTAGAAAATGTCTGCTGTGATGTAATTTGCGTCCTGTATTTGTGTCCTTTTGCAATGTCCATGTGTCCCCTTGGAAGCGTCAGCAATGCGGAAATCACTCGAGAGATTTTGATCTcaggaaaataaacaacttCCAACATCTTTGTCTTATTTATAAACTGGTGGTTATTCTAGATGTCTAAACTGGTTTTACTGGAAGTTAACGCAGCTGATATGAGCATGTAGCGAGTCAGTAAGTCAGTGAGTCACCAAGTCGCAGCTGCCTTCCGTGTAACCGAAACCTACAACAcgtaaacatttgttttcctgCTAAACATGAAGCGGCGGCGTAAACGTGCGCTCTAATTCTAACGCGTGGGCCCTGTCACTGCCAGATTCGGCTCGGTTCTGAAGAAGTTTCGCACTTTACCTTTGTTGAGATTCGCAGCGGCGATGTGTGTTTCCTGATTTACAGCCACTCCCCTGTCACATGATGTCAGCTGCGCTCAAAGCAGACCGTCGGTAGGGCTTTAAATCTCAAGGTTTCAGGAGCAAAGCAAGATCCCGAGGTACACaagagagacaaaaaaaaaccctaatgaaaataaaaaataaaaaatatacagcACATTTATGAGTTCCACGCAACACATTTTGTAGTAtgggaatttattttaaaactgtttatcgatataaaataagagaaataCAACATTAATCAGTGGGGATCCTAATTTGTTCCGAAATTACCGTCTTTAACAAAACCCACTGTGACACATTTACTGATAACCGCATTTTTTGTAAAACGAATGCAACAGGAGAACGTTTGAATTTTTACCCAGAGACTTTTAATTTGGAATCCACGCTCTCCTGTTTCACAGGGCAATACATATGACATGACACTGAGgaccatttttcttccactcttcaaaatgggaaaggaaAGCAAACATTCCATTCAGGTAATCTCCAAAGTTCCCTTTAAAGAAGGTCTGCATTTCCTATATTGAAACACATTTAGAATCTTGATTCGTTTTGAATACACATtacattaaatgaaataattacacaatttaaaaaaacattgaatcaCTTTATTGTGACTGCCTTCTCATCTGGCATGACGAAGGGCTGTCCTGTGAACAAAAGTAATTCAATGGATCACAACGAGTAATGCTTTAATGTTGGAAATGAGTTGTAAAAGATTGATGTAAAGTGCGTGGTGGTAGTTGTGCGGATGACTTtcctctgtctttctttctgctctgcAGTATGTACCCTGGGGGCCAGAGCACGTTTTTAAGAGTTCCTTAATTGAATGAGAGGGGGAAAAGTAAACAGTGCACTTTAGGATTTAATGTTGTAGATTTACAACATTCAATTCTTAAGTCCAGAAATTAGAAATggtttttttagatattttcagTGTCTGGTAAAGGGTTAGGATATTTTGGTCAATGTGAAGATGTTATTTAGTGCATATATGTTCTTGTAACTCATGTGTCATGGTAGGTCTGTTAATTAACGGTGGGTTAGAAGGTCATAAAAGGCCATTCTATCGTGCTGCTGAGACCTCATGTGACCTCCTGAACATTTTTTTTGCCTGTTGTATACCTGTTCAATGTTGGGGAATAAACACCTGGTTTGTGCACACCTTATCCCTTCTTAAGCCTCCTACTTAATCCATTGGCTACTGGCCATTCTAACATTCTCTGTTACAGAACTGCAACCAAAAGTCCCATCTTAGACTCACCAAGTCTCaacaacaataattaaaaacatttgtacaGCTTGGGGGgtcaagaaaacaaaacaacaacaacaaaaacttttTCAGTTATACCACTGCAAATCTAAATGTGTGGAGTTAGATTAATTTCTGGGACAATGATCAGGTGAAATGCTGGGATattcactctgtgaacaaccagcttcttacCTGGTTGACCTTTGTGGCTTACCAGCCTCATGAAGGGTGTCAGTGCACatttgtcaagtcagcagtctttccaATGACGTAGTCTACTGACTCAGTATAGGAGACCATTTTAGAGGCTCTAGAAACCTctgtgttttgagttatttGGCCGATTAGGGTGTGACATCACTTTccaatattcattcattcatcttttataccacttatttcataatggagaacatgcaaactgagCCAAGAGTGCAGAAagtgcagaaagatccccgtcCTTGATACAGGAGtcgaactcaggaccttcttgctgcaagggaacagtgctaccaactgtgccactgtgcagcctccAATATTAAACCAATCAcatttacaagaaataaaggcttgagatatttctttctgtgtatTGAATATTGAAGTTTCACttcctgaaatgagtgacaaaaattatttaacctTTTTGTTATATTCAAGTTTTTTGTCATATACCTGCATGGAGAAGCAGCTCATTTTGTATTATGAACTCTTACATGTCTACTAGTGTCTGCAGTACTTTGGAAGCAAACGTTAATTTGAAGGTATTACTTTGACCTCCTCTACaacatttgctttaaaacgTTGCATAACCGCCTGCTGTTTAGGAAGTATTTTACATTGGTACTTTGGTATTAGTGTTCACACATTGCCTAAAATTACATTAGATAACATGTTATTACATGCTGTTGCTGTTATGAGCAGACAAGCACATCAGAGTTCAAGAAGTTTAACCAATCAATGGATCAGTTTGCTATTCATCACTGTATAACATCTGACATACTTGGATCACCAGTCATGCATACTTTTCTGTTGTCTTGTTTTACTGGACCAAAGGTTTTTCGAAGCCTGTGTtcttcaatttatttaaatacattgtttttctttcactgaATTGTGTATTCAGAATGCTGAAGGAGACATAACATGGTCAGTTGTACTTTGCACTCTGCTGTGTCTGGGTATTTGGGCAGTATTGAGCTGTGTGTACTCGGATCCTCTTATCTTTTTGTCAGCGAGGATCTGTTGAACCACATGTTACCACGCTGTGatattaatgtgtgtgtgtgtgtgtgtgtgtgtgtgtgtgtgtgtgtgtgtgtgtgtgtgtgtgtgtgtgtgtgtgtgtgtgtgtgtgtgtttgcttgttcATTATAATGTAAGCAGACAAAGTACACAAGCACCATTATATCAGACAGTTCTCAGTCCCGAGTGCACACTCTTGGGTCTCCATTACCTAGGACAATCATGTTGCATTTGGCGGCCCTTGGCCTCGTCCTCACCTCTACGGTGACTCTAAGCAGCTCCGCTGTTGTTCTGGAAAATGGCATGCCGATCCTTTGGGCACAAACAGCCAGCCAAGTGACTGAACTACCTGTGCAGAATGGGATTCTGACTCCCAATCCGTGGCATTTTCTAAACCGCCAGAGTTTTTACCGTCTGATGATAGGTGCTACAGACCCCTACATGAGCTACATGGGGAAAAATTCGACTGACAATCCCATGTGGGGGGTGTCAATGGAACTTGGATGGATGCTCACCTCAGGTAAGACAGCATTTCATTTTTAGAttgtgttgttattttttaagtGTCCCCAAACACTTGGAAATATAATTGAAATCTGCTGCTCCATAGGTCGCCTTGGTGACCCAACTGGTTCAACAACCTGTGGTCTGCAAACCGGAGACACCATGTGTATTTCACCTGAGAGCTTTTGGGGCTGTAAGTGTGACGAACAAACATCTAAACACAAAATGTTCACAGAAACTAGTATTCATCTTTCTAGGCCATTCCTTTTTTTCTAGGTATGAACTACTTCACCTCAGCTCTTCCCTTCCTGTCTGCTGCACAACAGGGCTTCCTGGGAGAAAACATCCAGGTCATTGTAATTTTCTGTCATCACAAGATGCAAACATAATATTGATAAGAGTGGCTACATTGAATCTTGTTATGTTACCAGGTCCAGTTGCAGGTTCCTGTAGGTGTAGAGGGCTTCTGTACTACCTTTGCTGAATGTTCAACCAGCCACCCTGATGTGATGTCCAAGTGGGATGCATTTTACCAGGTATTACATCAACCATGGAACAGCTTTACACACGATAAACATTacaatttaaacagttttctttttcacatttgggaAATTCAAAAAGTCATGGACAGCAAGTTGTCGAGATGTTGTCCTCTATAGAAACTGTAGTAGTACTACATTTCAGTATTAAAAATACAGCAGAGTAAATTTGTGTAAatttatatatacactcacTCACCGGcgactttattaggtacaccttgcttgtaccgggttggacccctttttgccttcagaactgccttaatccttcgtggcatagattcaacaaggtactggaaacattcctcagagactttggtccatattgacatgatagcttcacacagatgctgcagatttgtcagctgcatccatgatgcgaatctcccgttccatcacatcccaaaggtgctctattggattgagatctgctgactgtggaggccatttgagtacagtgaactctttgtcatgttcaagaaatcagtctgagatgattcgtgctttatgatatggtgcgttatcctgctggaagtaaccatcagaagatgggtacactgtggtcataaagggatggacatggtcagcaacaatactcaggtaggcggtggcattgacacgatgctcaattggtactaaggggcccaaagtgtgccaagaaaatatcccccacaccattacaccaccaccaccagcctgaaccattgatacaaggcaggatggatccatgctttcatgttgtggatgccaaattctgacccaatcatctgaatgtcgcagcagagattcatcagaccaggcaacatttttccaatctttgttgtccaattttggtgagcctgtgcgaattgtagcctcagtttcctgttattagctgacaggagtggcacccggtgtggtcttctgctgctgtagctcatccgactcaaggttcgacgtgttgtgcattcagagatgctcttctgcatgccttggttgttacgagtggttatttgagttgcctttctatcagctcgaaccaatctggccattctcctctgacctctggcatcaacaaggcatttgcgcccacagaactgccgctcactggatattttctctttttcggactattctctgtaaaccctagagatggtagcgtgtgaaaatcccagtaaatcgagagtttctgaaatactcagaccagcctgtctggcaccaacaaccatgtcacgttcaaagtcactgaaatcacctttcttccacattctgatgctcagtttgaactgcagcagattgtcttgaccatgtctacatgcctaaatgcattgagttgctgcgagcagttggacagctgtacctaatgaagtggccagtgagtatatatcactctgtgtgacATGAATGTATAttggtttaatttatttatttgaattacttaaaaaaataaacttttttattatattctaaGTTATTGAGCAGGTCAACATTTGTCCTTTAAGGCTCTCAAGGCTACCACTGAGTCTACTCTGCCTGACAACGAGAAAAAAGATTCCATCCTTGGTGTCTACTGGACAGCTAAAATGGCTTCAACCTATGCCTCTGCAGCATGCAATGCCAagtaatccatccatccatccatccatccatccatgtttaAAAATTTGCATCAAATCGCTAAGATTATTACGTATGAATATATCAGACTGCTACACAGAGACTGCTAATTGCAATTAGCTGAGTATAAAGCCTAAAAAACTGTAAACCTTGCGGAATAACACTGTAGTTGCATGCTACATCATTGCATTAACTGTGCTTCAAAATGGGGCTCCCTACTTCTATCGTTTAGCAATGGTTTGTACACTGTGCAAACAGCTCCTCCTCCTGTTACAAAAAATGTGCATGTTAGTGGTGAGGTGTTTGCCAAGATCTATGTTTAAGGTGAAAACCTTGGCTGGATTAGTTGCACATCCAATTAATGTCCAATGTGGTCCaatatttccaaatattttATCTTGCTTACTCGCTCCGTTTTTGGCCCCTTAGAAAGAACCATTATTCCTCTGAGGAGAAGTCATTTGCCAACAGCTGGTTGgaatctgcagagtatgttgcAGCAGCTCATTTCCATTCCAACCTGGAAAAATCTTTGCTATTCCTGAATCCTGTGCCAAGTCGACTTTTACAGGTGTGTACACTGGAGCGACGTGTTCATATATGCTCTATTTTACAGAATGTGCATAATTTATGTCCATTTTTGTTCTCTCCTACCTATAGGTTGGGGATGTAGCTCCAAACATAGCTGATCTGAGTAAGGAGGAGAACCACTCACTGTCCATTTTCTCCTGGATGAGAAACATCAATTTCATTCTTGGTAGGACACACAATaatatgcaaaataaaacattataataATTTAGATTACTAAGCTAGataatgattttatctttcacTAGGTGGGTCAATGGTTCGTATGTGGAAAGGGGCAATGTGTTCCATGACCTCCAGAGAGAGAGGCAAAGAGTTGTTGGAGCAGCTCATAATTAATCCCAGCTTTCCAACAACCACTTTCCTGTCTGTTATTACAGAAATGAGTAGAAGCTGCTAAGACAAGCACAAAtacaaaatcaaaaatactttcttcagcgtctaaaaatatattttttaatcaaataagcAGAAAACCTTCATTACAGGATGTTGATAGATAGCATTGGATC is a window from the Girardinichthys multiradiatus isolate DD_20200921_A chromosome 15, DD_fGirMul_XY1, whole genome shotgun sequence genome containing:
- the LOC124882262 gene encoding protein LEG1 homolog, which translates into the protein MLHLAALGLVLTSTVTLSSSAVVLENGMPILWAQTASQVTELPVQNGILTPNPWHFLNRQSFYRLMIGATDPYMSYMGKNSTDNPMWGVSMELGWMLTSGRLGDPTGSTTCGLQTGDTMCISPESFWGCMNYFTSALPFLSAAQQGFLGENIQVQLQVPVGVEGFCTTFAECSTSHPDVMSKWDAFYQALKATTESTLPDNEKKDSILGVYWTAKMASTYASAACNAKKNHYSSEEKSFANSWLESAEYVAAAHFHSNLEKSLLFLNPVPSRLLQVGDVAPNIADLSKEENHSLSIFSWMRNINFILGGSMVRMWKGAMCSMTSRERGKELLEQLIINPSFPTTTFLSVITEMSRSC
- the stx7l gene encoding syntaxin-7 isoform X1 — its product is MCSRDVTAVIMAYHAGIPEDPNVLVQNISSNIQRITLLTSELQRAVFLLGTDQDSSQLRQTLQQKQQQGNQLAKDTDKLMKVFTSLPIGPDQRQRKLQKERLLNDFSAVLNSLQKTQRQAADKEREFVARVRASSRLSGGQPEDSFGNASPSYAQVQAQSEAITEEDLRLIQERESAIMQLESDITDINDIFKDLGMMVHEQGDMIDSIEANVERADTNVHSGAQQLAQAAQYQRSARKKICILLIVLAVLAVVVGLIIWGAVKK
- the stx7l gene encoding syntaxin-7 isoform X2 produces the protein MAYHAGIPEDPNVLVQNISSNIQRITLLTSELQRAVFLLGTDQDSSQLRQTLQQKQQQGNQLAKDTDKLMKVFTSLPIGPDQRQRKLQKERLLNDFSAVLNSLQKTQRQAADKEREFVARVRASSRLSGGQPEDSFGNASPSYAQVQAQSEAITEEDLRLIQERESAIMQLESDITDINDIFKDLGMMVHEQGDMIDSIEANVERADTNVHSGAQQLAQAAQYQRSARKKICILLIVLAVLAVVVGLIIWGAVKK